In the genome of Parasteatoda tepidariorum isolate YZ-2023 chromosome 10, CAS_Ptep_4.0, whole genome shotgun sequence, the window AGCATAAACCATCCCTTCCCCAAAGTCAAATCTTACAATTCCATGCACGAACACAGGATTGTTTCTGGTGCCACGTTCCCTCCAGATGAAAATACGCCTATTATCAGGATGAACAGAAAAGCGAGACTCGCCAGAGAAAAGAATATTGTGCCATTCATTTCTCCTCAAGTTCGCATACTCGACTGTCCACTCCTTGCTGTTAACGTGTCACACACACCATTGGTCGGCGAGCATACAGACCTACAGCTTGAATGTGGTGCCGAACAGTTTGTATCAAAACTGTGGTGCCAGTAGCCCAGTGAAGGTGTTGTGGTAGAAGAGTGGCATTCATATTTCGGTGTCTCCTAGATGTTAGCGTTAAATTATGGTCTTCATTGGACGTTGGTTGCGCCCTTGTCCTGATCTTCGGCCGGCATTTCCAGTCTCCAAAAAACGCGGTTCCAAATCCCGGAAATCACACATCGTGAAACTCCAATGACTTCTGATAGTTCGGCTTGTGTTTGGCTCCCCTCTAGTCGGCCAACAACTCCCCAAGCGTCTGATTCGGTTAAATCGTTGAGACACCGCACTTATCGAAACAACGCGCTTACTGAATGCCGATCATTCTTTTCTGCTTTGTCTTACATTAAGTTGAAAGCCAAATTAAATTAGCTGCTGCTGAAGTGTCGTCTACGAcgttaaactcaaaatttgtatattgcaaagtttgaaaataagaaaaatttgcaacaaaaaaaattgcttataacGTTATTTAATACAAGATTTACTAtatcctttaattgttttgagcagtttatttttacataccCACTACTGGATGAAGGCATTctgcaataatttcaaaataaattcgatTTACTGTTCTTTCCTTCAACTTATTAAGTAcggtttccatttttttttttaatttagtttaatttgacTCGCCATGGATCCGAGGTGGCTCAAGGAATAGAGAGTTCGTTTCCCAATGAGATGATCAAATTCCCAGCAATAGTTGGGCTatatgaattctgctcccgacacgcactgaccacagtgctgacgtgaagcATACTCAGCGGTAGaagaatcatgggttagagtccccttaccgtcaggctaattGTGAAAAGgtttcgtgtttttcctcttcatgtaagacaaatgcgggttagttccatcgaaagtcttccacgaaggcttGTTTGCCAAAATGATTAatccaagagttctcttgtcttctggatatggttctaaattacaaggctacagagttgaacattgatagttgtaaactcagaattggattgGCTGTCCtacaccggttataaaattatataaagccTGACCACCGATTGTCTGCTgtgcaatagaaaaatcaacgCAAGTGacgaaaaaattcaaatgtgggatttttatataattggcATCTTTGTATGCAACGTTAcgtattgaaaaagaatttttttcaaaaataatttttttttttcagtacttttgatgttgttgttgttgttgttaatttacgtcgcactagagctgctgttgttgttgttgttgttgttaatttacgtcgcactagagctgcacaatgggctattggcgacggtctgggaaacatcccggaggatgatccgaagacatgccatcacaattttgatcctctgcggaggggatggcacccctgcttcggtagcccgacgacctgcgcgcgaagtcgagcactttacggtagcacagtttaacgaggaccaataccgcacaccctcggtccctacgcagactgatccaagtggtcacctacccacacactgaccgtagccagtgatgcttgacttcggtgatctgctgggaaccgtgtcttaacgatcagtccactgcgggacttcagtgctttgaaattttattttagcgttCGTAGCGTTAACAATGGAAGGAAAGTTGTTAAGCCACTTTTCTCAGAATCAATCGTGAAGCACTTCCGTTGTTTCTTGAATTGTACGGCAGTTTAGAGCAATTCAAGAAACATGTGACTGCCGtacattgttgttgttgttaatttacgtcgcactagagctgcacaatgggctattggcgacggtctgggaaacatcccggagtatgatccgaagacatgccatcacaattttgatcctctgcggagggaatggcacccacgcttcggtagcccgacgacctgcgcacggagtcgagcactttacggcagcacagtttaacgaggactaataccgcacaccctcggtccctacgcagactgatccaagtggtcacccacccgcacactgaccacagccagtgatgcgtgacttcggtgatctgctgggatcAGTTCACTGTGGGACGTGTCCGCCGTACAATTGAATTGTACGGCGGTCACATGTTTGGTCGTTTCGATGGCACAAATGGTACTAATGTTCACTGTAACAAACATCAACTCTGAGAGAtcatataaatcatattttaaaacaaattacatgtTACAAAAGTTAATTATACACATGTaaagcaatttcaatttttgcatttaattttattcgtttatttattttcatttttattatttaataagaaataaaagaaatttatttattctcccTTGATTCctatattatcataaaattgattttgagtttaaagctaataactataatttaaataatttttagaatttatcgAAAACTTCTGAAGTTACGAAACAAAATGTGatgctttgaaataattttaaataggcaATATTCTGAATAGCAAGAGGAAAGCTATAACTGCAATTATAACTTTGCATGCCCTTTTAGGATTGAAATCCAACTTTGTTGAGAAAACAAGgcatgtttcattaaaaaagccATGTTTCGTTACCGTTACAGTTCACTATTATACAGATTTCATAAACTGTCaaaatacagagatgccaactgcccGGTATTCAgcaatatttctaaaacaaaaacggTATTACAAACTAAAACTCTCAAAATTCGGGAtgatttagttactttttatattagtCCTAGTAGTGCGTTATTATTAGTTTGTTATAGTTAGTAGTTTGTTATTATTAGTCCTAGTAATGCGATCTGGGCACCAATCCCATTTCTCATGAATTTGGATTCCGTTTGTATTGAGTTAGTGGTTCGCAGGCAGTGGAGTTTCTTTATACTCACTTCAAGCACTTAGCTTGAGTAActaaagataaatgaaaataataaaagcagcttgctctaaactaTGTTTGCTTCTAAATTTTAGTTGTTGTAGGTGAGTAAAAATTTGTCAGCATGATGAAAcgccttaaatatttaattttcagataagatttaaaattgcgaacgttatttgttttgatagttgtgatatgtcccgcagtggactgatcgataagacacggttcccagcagatcaccgaagtcaagcatcactggctgcggtcagtgtgcgggtgggtgaccacttgaatcagtctgcgtagggaccgagggtgtgcggtgttggtcctcgttgaactgtgctaccgtaaagtgctcgacttcgcgcgcaggtcgtcgggctaccgaagcgggggtgccatcccctccgcagaggatcaaaattgtgatgacatgtcttcggatcatcctccgggatgtttcccagaccgtcgttaatagcccactgtgcagctctagtgcgacgtaaattaacaacaacaacaacatagtTGTGATATGAGACGTCAGAGGTGAAATATGCAGCTATTGGTCTACATTTCGTTAAAATTGACTGTACTGCATTTCGTGGCTTTGTCGAAAAATACTGCATTAAGTTTATACATGTGCTGCGATAGAGTTGAGATTTTTAGATCTTTATTGTATTTCGGGTGAACCATCTGGCACAGGTGATTTTTCTTTGGATCTTGATCTGACattgatttagttttttcatgAGATACTGTGGTATTGTTGACCAGGGAGGTGAGGCATAGGAAAGTATCGGGCGGATAATTGTTGTTTAGTTGTATGACTATTAATGCTGCGTTTGCTTTGTCTATAATGCTTTTGACGTGATCATTCCAAATAAGTTAGCTGTCTATGATTAGGCCATggtaatttgcttttttaactattggtatttgaatattaagcatttttggTTGGCAatgtggaaatattttaaatcttctatTTTTACTATTAGAGGTTGTGATTTTCCGGCGTTAACTGCTGTTTTTCACTTAAGGCACTAATCCTCTATTCCATATATTTGTTCCCGTAATTTTTGAAGGGTAAGGTTTTGATTTCTGGATTTTATGAGGAATCCGGTGTCATCTACGTAGAAAGCTGTAATGcggttttatttattgaaaaatcatatGTGTATAAGATGTATAGTATTGGCCCAAAAATGCTGACCTGAGATACCGCTGCTGTGATATTGCGTTTTGtaaatttgctgtttttaatCGTAACTTGAAATGTTCTGTTTGTGAGATAGCAGGATGGAAGTTTGATTATCCCAGGAAGAAAGTTTAGCCGCctgagtttaaaaattgttccgTTTTGCTATATTTTGTCAAAGActtttgattgattgaatgtagggttgTCGCACAATCAGAGGCTTTGGATCATGAATACTATTAATTCTTTGTTTATAAGTGATCTGCCGGTATAGTCTATTATTCCGAGTAGTTGTTTAGTAGTGTCCATTTTTTGACTGAATCCCAACTGCTCGTCGGGGAGGGTTGTAAGAACTGGTTTTATTCtattgtaaatgattttttcatagatttttccAAACATATTTAAGAGACTAATTGGTCAATAACTCTCAGGGTAGCTTAGGTTCTtgtttttcattagaaatagAATGACTTATGCGTGTTTCCAGTTACGAGGGTCATAGTTGAGAGCAAGGCAGGTATTGAAAATATGAGTGATTCCATAGATATAATTGCTTGGTAgtagttttatcatttttttattccatcttcGCCTggtgatttattattttttggataatgttgatttcttcattatttgttGGATCTATTGCTTCTAGGGTAGGATGTTCGTGATGGAAAGTATTGACTTAGTCAGTAATGAAATTATGATGATTTTGGTCGGGGTTAGGATTTGGTGAGAATGATCTTTAATGATCAGAGAGtcggaaaatatttaatttttttcttctattgcgTACACTGTGCCAGATGGTTCATTTATTGGTTGGTCTATTTGTGGAGTTTCTTGGCCATTTTCCAGATTGAGAAAGCATAATTAACTTAGACTTAGACTGAAGTTGTTTATGAAGTACCTATCACTTTCACTTCTTCATCGGAGATAGTGCCCGTAGGCGCCTGGAATAATGTCTATAGAAAAAGGTGATGGTGGCATGGCTGTAGTTGGTGGCTTGATCTGGAGAGATAAAGTCCCTATGGCTTGTTTTCAGGCAGGAGAGAACGGAGAAGCTGAACTAGCTCCTCATTTTGTAGAAGCTCCTGCATTTCTCGGAAGATGTGCAAGATTCTGGTTGCAGTAACGGTAGCACTTCCGTGCTCCCTTTTCTTTTGTAGTGGCTTTCTTCTTGGTCTCGTAGCACAGCCTTGAAAACAGGCAGGATGCTCTCCATTGAAATTAATGCAAGCGGCAGAAAGGCTTCTTGGTTTGGTGCATTTGAATGTGAAGTGATCACCAGCACACTTCATGCAGGCTGGATCGGCTGAACAGTTCTTTCGAGTATGTCCACATTTTTGGCATCTATAGCACTGTATGTCAAAGCGACCTCCTCTGAATCGCTCTGTTTGAACTTTTGTTGAGAGAATCTCTTTGATGTTGTAGAAATCCCTGTTCTCTGGGCTATCTGGCAGTATGATCAGAAAGAGGGGGAGGAGCTTGTATCCTTTGCCCCACCTCTTCTTCAGTTGATCACGACCAATAGCTATGAGTTCCTCCTCCAAAGTCTCTGTTTTGGAATCATCTGATAATCctttaatgagaaatttaagttttctgcTGATCTTTTGCAGTTTCTCAGTCTGTTTATGATCTGCGGTCTCTTCTGCTGAATGGGCTGCAGGTGTGACTACAGGTTCTGGGATGTTATTAGCAGATGGAATGTCCATGCTCTCTGCAGTTTTTTAAGGaggatttttcttcttccttttcttcttcttttttggaGGTTCGGTATCGTCCTCTTTCTGTGGTTCTTTTTCCTGAATTGATGGCTCAGGCTCTTCATGTTGTTCAGTGGGAATACTAGCAGCGATCTCAGTTGAAGGTGTTGAAACTGGCTGCTCTGGCTTTGTTGACTCTATTGGATCAGATGTCGTTTCAGATTCCATTGACTCTGGGGGTTATATTTCTGCCTCGGCAGCTGGCTCTTTCTCCTTTGTCTGGTCATCTGTAGTGGTGGAAGTTTGTGAGTCTCTCTCAGGTGGTGGCTCTATTGTCTTAGTGGAAGAGAGCTTCTTTGGTTTGGCATTAAGGGCTTGAAAGGCTCCACCGGCGAGACCCATAGTAGGTATCATTCGTTGCGAAGAAAATCTTTACGTAGGCATCGTTCACTCGGTTAATTTCATCAACATCAGATGTAATCGATAGTAGATGATCTCTAATCTGCATGGTGTCATAGTTTCTAGGCAGTAAATACCGTTTATCTAACATAGATGCAACATCAATAGATGAGGTTTGTGGGCGGCCGGAAGGGCTACCCTATCCGCCGCGGGCAGATCGATGAGACACGTCCGCACTCTGAAAAGGCTTGGTCTGTGTGTGATGTCAACATAATTGACACTAAGTGACATATGACTTAAgcatttgaattatttgaaaagaatggTGAGTAAAAACTTCATGATTCGAATTTAATAAgccaagaatcatacattaaccctttcgcgccgactgtcacaaatacgtgccagcataaaaatgtatcaaccagggtaaaaagataagtTACTAAACATGTANNNNNNNNNNNNNNNNNNNNNNNNNNNNNNNNNNNNNNNNNNNNNNNNNNNNNNNNNNNNNNNNNNNNNNNNNNNNNNNNNNNNNNNNNNNNNNNNNNNNNNNNNNNNNNNNNNNNNNNNNNNNNNNNNNNNNNNNNNNNNNNNNNNNNNNNNNNNNNNNNNNNNNNNNNNNNNNNNNNNNNNNNNNNNNNNNNNNNNNNNNNNNNNNNNNNNNNNNNNNNNNNNNNNNNNNNNNNNNNNNNNNNNNNNNNNNNNNNNNNNNNNNNNNNNNNNNNNNNNNNNNNNNNNNNNNNNNNNNNNNNNNNNNNNNNNNNNNNNNNNNNNNNNNNNNNNNNNNNNNNNNNNNNNNNNNNNNNNNNNNNNNNNNNNNNNNNNNNNNNNNNNNNNNNNNNNNNNNNNNNNNNNNNNNNNNNNNNNNNNNNNNNNNNNNNNNNNNNNNNNNNNNNNNNNNNNNNNNNNNNNNNNNNNNNNNNNNNNNNNNNNNNNNNNNNNNNNNNNNNNNNNNNNNNNNNNNNNNNNNNNNNNNNNNNNNNNNNNNNNNNNNNNNNNNNNNNNNNNNNNNNNNNNNNNNNNNNNNNNNNNNNNNNNNNNNNNNNNNNNNNNNNNNNNNNNNNNNNNNNNNNNNNNNNNNNNNNNNNNNNNNNNNNNNNNNNNNNNNNNNNNNNNNNNNNNNNNNNNNNNNNNNNNNNNNNNNNNNNNNNNNNNNNNNNNNNNNNNNNNNNNNNNNNNNNNNNNNNNNNNNNNNNNNNNNNNNNNNNNNNNNNNNNNNNNNNNNNNNNNNNNNNNNNNNNNNNNNNNNNNNNNNNNNNNNNNNNNNNNNNNNNNNNNNNNNNNNNNNNNNNNNNNNNNNNNNNNNNNNNNNNNNNNNNNNNNNNNNNNNNNNNNNNNNNNNNNNNNNNNNNNNNNNNNNNNNNNNNNNNNNNNNNNNNNNNNNNNNNNNNNNNNNNNNNNNNNNNNNNNNNNNNNNNNNNNNNNNNNNNNNNNNNNNNNNNNNNNNNNNNNNNNNNNNNNNNNNNNNNNNNNNNNNNNNNNNNNNNNNNNNNNNNNNNNNNNNNNNNNNNNNNNNNNNNNNNNNNNNNNNNNNNNNNNNNNNNNNNNNNNNNNNNNNNNNNNNNNNNNNNNNNNNNNNNNNNNNNNNNNNNNNNNNNNNNNNNNNNNNNNNNNNNNNNNNNNNNNNNNNNNNNNNNNNNNNNNNNNNNNNNNNNNNNNNNNNNNNNNNNNNNNNNNNNNNNNNNNNNNNNNNNNNNNNNNNNNNNNNNNNNNNNNNNNNNNNNNNNNNNNNNNNNNNNNNNNNNNNNNNNNNNNNNNNNNNNNNNNNNNNNNNNNNNNNNNNNNNNNNNNNNNNNNNNNNNNNNNNNNNNNNNNNNNNNNNNNNNNNNNNNNNNNNNNNNNNNNNNNNNNNNNNNNNNNNNNNNNNNNNNNNNNNNNNNNNNNNNNNNNNNNNNNNNNNNNNNNNNNNNNNNNNNNNNNNNNNNNNNNNNNNNNNNNNNNNNNNNNNNNNNNNNNNNNNNNNNNNNNNNNNNNNNNNNNNNNNNNNNNNNNNNNNNNNNNNNNNNNNNNNNNNNNNNNNNNNNNNNNNNNNNNNNNNNNNNNNNNNNNNNNNNNNNNNNNNNNNNNNNNNNNNNNNNNNNNNNNNNNNNNNNNNNNNNNNNNNNNNNNNNNNNNNNNNNNNNNNNNNNNNNNNNNNNNNNNNNNNNNNNNNNNNNNNNNNNNNNNNNNNNNNNNNNNNNNNNNNNNNNNNNNNNNNNNNNNNNNNNNNNNNNNNNNNNNNNNNNNNNNNNNNNNNNNNNNNNNNNNNNNNNNNNNNNNNNNNNNNNNNNNNNNNNNNNNNNNNNNNNNNNNNNNNNNNNNNNNNNNNNNNNNNNNNNNNNNNNNNNNNNNNNNNNNNNNNNNNNNNNNNNNNNNNNNNNNNNNNNNNNNNNNNNNNNNNNNNNNNNNNNNNNNNNNNNNNNNNNNNNNNNNNNNNNNNNNNNNNNNNNNNNNNNNNNNNNNNNNNNNNNNNNNNNNNNNNNNNNNNNNNNNNNNNNNNNNNNNNNNNNNNNNNNNNNNNNNNNNNNNNNNNNNNNNNNNNNNNNNNNNNNNNNNNNNNNNNNNNNNNNNNNNNNNNNNNNNNNNNNNNNNNNNNNNNNNNNNNNNNNNNNNNNNNNNNNNNNNNNNNNNNNNNNNNNNNNNNNNNNNNNNNNNNNNNNNNNNNNNNNNNNNNNNNNNNNNNNNNNNNNNNNNNNNNNNNNNNNNNNNNNNNNNNNNNNNNNNNNNNNNNNNNNNNNNNNNNNNNNNNNNNNNNNNNNNNNNNNNNNNNNNNNNNNNNNNNNNNNNNNNNNNNNNNNNNNNNNNNNNNNNNNNNNNNNNNNNNNNNNNNNNNNNNNNNNNNNNNNNNNNNNNNNNNNNNNNNNNNNNNNNNNNNNNNNNNNNNNNNNNNNNNNNNNNNNNNNNNNNNNNNNNNNNNNNNNNNNNNNNNNNNNNNNNNNNNNNNNNNNNNNNNNNNNNNNNNNNNNNNNNNNNNNNNNNNNNNNNNNNNNNNNNNNNNNNNNNNNNNNNNNNNNNNNNNNNNNNNNNNNNNNNNNNNNNNNNNNNNNNNNNNNNNNNNNNNNNNNNNNNNNNNNNNNNNNNNNNNNNNNNNNNNNNNNNNNNNNNNNNNNNNNNNNNNNNNNNNNNNNNNNNNNNNNNNNNNNNNNNNNNNNNNNNNNNNNNNNNNNNNNNNNNNNNNNNNNNNNNNNNNNNNNNNNNNNNNNNNNNNNNNNNNNNNNNNNNNNNNNNNNNNNNNNNNNNNNNNNNNNNNNNNNNNNNNNNNNNNNNNNNNNNNNNNNNNNNNNNNNNNNNNNNNNNNNNNNNNNNNNNNNNNNNNNNNNNNNNNNNNNNNNNNNNNNNNNNNNNNNNNNNNNNNNNNNNNNNNNNNNNNNNNNNNNNNNNNNNNNNNNNNNNNNNNNNNNNNNNNNNNNNNNNNNNNNNNNNNNNNNNNNNNNNNNNNNNNNNNNNNNNNNNNNNNNNNNNNNNNNNNNNNNNNNNNNNNNNNNNNNNNNNNNNNNNNNNNNNNNNNNNNNNNNNNNNNNNNNNNNNNNNNNNNNNNNNNNNNNNNNNNNNNNNNNNNNNNNNNNNNNNNNNNNNNNNNNNNNNNNNNNNNNNNNNNNNNNNNNNNNNNNNNNNNNNNNNNNNNNNNNNNNNNNNNNNNNNNNNNNNNNNNNNNNNNNNNNNNNNNNNNNNNNNNNNNNNNNNNNNNNNNNNNNNNNNNNNNNNNNNNNNNNNNNNNNNNNNNNNNNNNNNNNNNNNNNNNNNNNNNNNNNNNNNNNNNNNNNNNNNNNNNNNNNNNNNNNNNNNNNNNNNNNNNNNNNNNNNNNNNNNNNNNNNNNNNNNNNNNNNNNNNNNNNNNNNNNNNNNNNNNNNNNNNNNNNNNNNNNNNNNNNNNNNNNNNNNNNNNNNNNNNNNNNNNNNNNNNNNNNNNNNNNNNNNNNNNNNNNNNNNNNNNNNNNGCttgcgaattatttagaagttgCTGTTGGAAAATGGATATACATTTTGCGAGGTTGTTGCTGGCTTCCACAGCTTGTTGTAGTAATAATGCCGGGTTTAGATTTATTGGTTGTTGGGTGCTATTGTTTTGGACAACATTAGCATAGCTAAATCTTGAGCTGGTGGTATTACTATTGAAATTGTTTCTATTTTCTCTGTTACTGAAGGATCTTCTATTATTTGTTCTATTGTACATTTTTTCAACAATGCTTTCGTATTTAGGGCATTTACTGTAATTTGCTGGGTGATCTCCACCACAGTTGCAGCATTTTGGAGGTTCGTCGTTTGTTTTTGTACATTCATTGGTAGCATGGTTCCCTGCACATTTTACACAGCGGTGAGGATGGTTGCACAGTCTTTGACCGTGGAAGAAATCCTGGCATCGGTGGCATTGTGAGGGGCGGTCGGATTTTCTGTATTCTTCTATGTTGATACACATATTGAACAggtatttaatattgtaaatgtCTTTACAGCTGGGGATTTCCTTGTTTAGGGTTGCGACAAAAGTGGGCATAGGAATTTTGTTACCATGGTTTCGTCTATACATTTGAGTAACGTTAATAACAGAAGAGTTTACTTTTGCTAGTTCGTATTGTACATCTTCTGCACTGTATTCTTTTGGTACTTTTTTGACGACGACTCTAAAGGTACGTTCTTCTGGTAAGCTGTATGTGTGATGAGCAATAtttgcttcttttaaaattgttattatgcGACATCTGTCTTCTGTTTTCTTGGTTTTTATAGTGAAGTAATCACCATTATTTCTTGCGTTATAGTCTTTTATATCCTTATCTTGgagttgtttattaaaatccttCCAGTTGAAATTGTTGTCCTTGATTACGATGGGGGGaattttggatattttcttttgaagagtgaagtcgtcttctggattggggtCATTAATAGTGTGATTTATCCTAGTTGGGGATGGTGGTGTTGTCTTGAacctttttgtttttgaaaaagaaatattatttcctcTGCAATTCTGGTTTAAGGTATCAGGAAAGTTTATGTCCATATTGTTATCCCGTGAGtcattttgatcaaaaaatggGATAGaaggaaattgatttttattatcttggGCGAAAGTATCAATTTTTTCCGTGGTGGTTTCTGAGAGGACACTAAATAGGGTATTTTCGTTGGATATTTTGCTTTTGAGTtcgagatatttatttttgaactggTTATGGTggtcattaattttattcaggGTCTGTGCGACCTTATGacctagatttttaaaattagcggAATTTCTCAATAACTCAAGGGTTTcgattaacatattttcaaaaggtATAGCGATATCATTGATAAAGTTCA includes:
- the LOC122271377 gene encoding uncharacterized protein → MNVLNRYGWNDADWGRIVFCDKSRFQLCPDDHRRRVWRRTGQREDPAFTIACHTGPQQGIMVWGAMFFDNRTPLERYVRDSLETVDSGWDQGFMASPTDLSQNGPVQDQQNTISPLISESPMDAVVTIEDSNANLNGAVKEGCTPSKNILDISYPNTGKAYKKKKRKNRLKNTVQSTDEDCTDLESDTPTDNLIDKEELDLNFINDIAIPFENMLIETLELLRNSANFKNLGHKVAQTLNKINDHHNQFKNKYLELKSKISNENTLFSVLSETTTEKIDTFAQDNKNQFPSIPFFDQNDSRDNNMDINFPDTLNQNCRGNNISFSKTKRFKTTPPSPTRINHTINDPNPEDDFTLQKKISKIPPIVIKDNNFNWKDFNKQLQDKDIKDYNARNNGDYFTIKTKKTEDRCRIITILKEANIAHHTYSLPEERTFRVVVKKVPKEYSAEDVQYELAKVNSSVINVTQMYRRNHGNKIPMPTFVATLNKEIPSCKDIYNIKYLFNMCINIEEYRKSDRPSQCHRCQDFFHGQRLCNHPHRCVKCAGNHATNECTKTNDEPPKCCNCGGDHPANYSKCPKYESIVEKMYNRTNNRRSFSNRENRNNFNSNTTSSRFSYANVVQNNSTQQPINLNPALLLQQAVEASNNLAKCISIFQQQLLNNSQSTKPEQPVSTPSTEIAASIPTEQHEEPEPSIQEKEPQKEDDTEPPKKKKKRKKKNPP